A stretch of Ipomoea triloba cultivar NCNSP0323 chromosome 11, ASM357664v1 DNA encodes these proteins:
- the LOC115996591 gene encoding protein CELLULOSE SYNTHASE INTERACTIVE 1-like — MISPSTEQPPSTAETLDKIVLLLSQLLPSSLSIKSFSSRWQVIRSKLATLKSLLAEISESPRWSDNSLLPTLLPSLLSTLQRVDILCRQCSDASFTPGKLLMQSDLDMAAGWLSKQIHHLDLLCRSGVLRQSTAIVLSHPSSASTKEDLVLFIRDLFTRLQIGGGEFKKKALESLVQLLSGDEKLAGVVAKEGRIGYLINLLDLNADPVICEQAVLAVSMLVSSSNQARKCVFEEGGLGPLLRVIDSGSMTMKENAALAVECLTSDPENAWAVSAYGGVPVLTELCKSGSVLAQIHGVGAIRNVCTNEDVRIALADEGAIPVLLQLMVSGKELAQEKAANCVATLASSGEYYRDLLLKEKGLYRLLNVLQESAASETVEHVLRAIHSLSACEQTSRRLSSSTALVVQLSELIKHGTMMLQYISASLLANLSISEGNKRAIAGCMGSLVKLMQSAKPDGLQEVATNALVSLLTVKSSRKDIVRDEKSVMLLTQMLDPKSDLVSKKFPVAVVTAVMAGGSKGCRKRLMAAGVHAHLQRLTEMEVPGARKALQRLSGNRLKKIFTRTWLE, encoded by the coding sequence ATGATTTCTCCTAGCACCGAACAGCCGCCGTCGACGGCGGAGACGCTTGACAAGATAGTCCTTCTCCTTTCCCAGCTCCTACCTTCGTCTCTCTCTATCAAGTCTTTCTCCTCCCGCTGGCAGGTTATTCGTTCCAAGCTCGCTACTCTGAAATCTCTTCTTGCGGAAATCTCGGAGTCTCCCCGGTGGTCTGACAACTCATTGCTTCCCACGCTCCTGCCGAGTCTTCTGTCCACGCTCCAGCGAGTCGATATTCTCTGCCGCCAGTGCTCCGATGCTTCCTTCACTCCCGGGAAGCTGCTTATGCAGTCCGACCTTGACATGGCCGCCGGCTGGCTGTCCAAGCAAATTCATCACCTCGACCTCCTCTGCCGCTCCGGCGTGCTTCGGCAGTCCACGGCTATTGTCCTCTCCCACCCCTCCTCCGCCTCCACCAAGGAAGATTTAGTGCTGTTCATCAGAGACCTCTTCACTCGCCTCCAGATCGGCGGCGGCGAGTTCAAGAAGAAGGCGTTGGAGTCGCTGGTTCAGCTTCTCTCCGGGGATGAGAAATTGGCGGGAGTTGTGGCCAAGGAAGGACGGATAGGATACTTGATAAATCTTCTCGACCTCAATGCAGATCCTGTAATATGCGAGCAGGCAGTTCTGGCGGTCTCCATGCTTGTTTCCTCGAGCAATCAGGCGAGAAAGTGCGTGTTTGAAGAAGGCGGGTTGGGGCCGCTACTGAGAGTAATCGACTCCGGTTCGATGACCATGAAGGAAAACGCCGCCCTAGCCGTGGAGTGCCTCACAAGTGATCCCGAAAATGCCTGGGCGGTTTCGGCCTACGGCGGCGTTCCTGTGCTAACGGAGCTTTGTAAATCCGGGTCCGTTTTAGCTCAAATTCACGGCGTCGGAGCAATACGAAACGTTTGCACTAACGAAGACGTCAGGATTGCATTAGCGGATGAAGGAGCCATTCCCGTTTTGCTGCAATTGATGGTTTCAGGAAAGGAATTGGCGCAAGAAAAGGCGGCAAATTGCGTCGCAACCCTAGCTTCTTCCGGCGAGTATTACCGCGATTTGTTACTCAAGGAAAAGGGATTGTACAGATTGCTTAATGTTCTACAAGAATCCGCCGCCTCCGAAACCGTCGAACATGTTTTGCGGGCAATCCATTCGCTCTCTGCCTGCGAACAGACATCACGGCGTCTCTCATCGTCCACCGCTTTAGTTGTTCAATTATCAGAGCTTATAAAGCATGGCACCATGATGTTACAGTACATTTCTGCATCATTGCTTGCAAATTTATCTATTAGTGAGGGGAACAAGAGAGCCATTGCAGGGTGTATGGGTTCTCTGGTGAAGCTAATGCAGTCTGCTAAGCCCGATGGGCTGCAGGAGGTGGCCACGAACGCATTAGTATCGTTATTGACTGTGAAGTCGAGTCGAAAAGATATTGTGAGGGACGAGAAGAGTGTAATGCTGCTGACACAAATGCTGGATCCAAAGAGTGATTTGGTCTCAAAGAAGTTCCCTGTGGCCGTGGTGACAGCAGTCATGGCCGGAGGGAGTAAGGGCTGCAGAAAGCGGCTTATGGCAGCCGGAGTTCATGCACATTTGCAGAGGCTGACTGAGATGGAGGTTCCCGGGGCCAGAAAGGCCTTGCAGAGACTCTCTGGAAATCGACTCAAGAAGATATTCACCCGAACATGGTTAGAATGA
- the LOC115996993 gene encoding RING finger protein 141-like, whose amino-acid sequence MEGGGDGGWKLRTKLNSLKRRLTLLACCGSSRNLRVSEMEEKAQLQARSRFYIDDSEEEEEHAMAMPRRSLNLATALAAERDLRSVGPTAQQMKTLVRLFEETDGRDENSAAIGGESLCCVCMERNRGAALIPCGHTYCRVCSRELWLNKRSCPLCNLSIRETLHIF is encoded by the coding sequence ATGGAGGGCGGCGGCGATGGCGGATGGAAGCTAAGGACGAAATTGAATAGCTTAAAACGCCGGCTCACATTGCTTGCCTGCTGTGGATCCTCTCGGAATCTGCGAGTTTCGGAAATGGAGGAAAAAGCTCAATTGCAGGCCCGATCTCGATTCTACATCGACGAtagcgaagaagaagaagagcacGCGATGGCGATGCCGCGGCGTAGTTTGAACCTGGCGACGGCGCTGGCGGCGGAGCGTGACTTGCGGAGCGTAGGCCCCACTGCACAACAGATGAAGACGCTCGTGAGATTATTCGAAGAAACGGACGGCCGCGATGAGAACAGCGCCGCCATCGGCGGCGAAAGCTTGTGCTGCGTGTGCATGGAGAGGAATAGAGGCGCGGCTTTGATACCGTGTGGGCATACCTACTGTAGGGTGTGTTCCAGAGAGCTATGGTTGAATAAAAGGTCATGCCCGTTATGCAACCTGTCAATTCGAGAGACCCTTCATATtttctga
- the LOC115997478 gene encoding protein-tyrosine-phosphatase IBR5: MNQNMRKRERENPCGVCGHYHKYEEGEVCQICGHRMAGVAEKVSSIQVSAFPTEILPEFLYLGSYDNASRAELLKTQGISRVLNTVPAIQNLYKNSFTYFCLQDEHNLQFDDAVEFLEECERDRARVLVHCMTGKSRSPAIVMAYLMKSKGWKLAQCYQWVKERRPSVELTQGVYQQLQDYEQKVFVSVENSITLMPAFTPPAAPSFSFGFPKPSEPVSAPTFNTAGATSVFSGPRLDIPPQKFTFGAGHTQNNASQNLPVSNQNPSDGDISMDGS; the protein is encoded by the exons ATGAATCAGAACATGAGGAAGAGGGAGCGGGAGAACCCTTGCGGCGTGTGCGGCCACTACCACAAGTACGAGGAAGGCGAGGTGTGCCAAATCTGCGGCCACCGCATGGCCGGCGTGGCGGAGAAGGTGTCGTCGATCCAAGTCAGCGCCTTTCCTACTGAGATCCTGCCCGAGTTCCTCTACCTGGGCAGCTACGACAATGCCTCCCGGGCAGAGCTTCTCAAGACCCAGGGCATTTCTCGAGTTCTCAat ACTGTTCCTGCTATTCAAAACCTCtataaaaattcttttacaTATTTCTGCCTCCAAGATGAGCATAATTTACAGTTTGATGATGCAGTTGAATTCTTAG AAGAATGTGAAAGGGATAGGGCACGTGTTCTTGTACATTGTATGACAGGAAAAAGCAG GTCCCCTGCTATCGTGATGGCATACCTGATGAAAAGTAAAGGATGGAAACTTGCACAGTGTTATCAATGGGTGAAAGAACGGAGACCATCAGTTGAACTCACTCAAG GTGTCTACCAGCAATTGCAGGATTATGAACAGAAGGTGTTTGTCTCAGTCGAGAATAGCATCACTCTCATGCCTGCCTTCACTCCTCCCGCCGCGCCTTCTTTCAGCTTTGGCTTCCCCAAGCCCAGCGAACCCGTGTCTGCTCCCACCTTCAACACCGCTGGCGCAACTTCCGTTTTCTCTGGACCTCGTCTCGACATTCCTCCTCAGAAGTTCACTTTTGGTGCCGGGCATACTCAGAACAATGCGTCGCAAAACCTGCCTGTTTCGAACCAAAATCCAAGTGATGGTGATATATCAATGGATGGCTCATGA
- the LOC115995708 gene encoding protein disulfide isomerase-like 2-3 — protein sequence MDQSALPAFLPRPTLLLLLTILSATTVTALYGPSSPVLQLNPSNFKSKVLDSNGIVLVEFFAPWCGHCQALTPIYEKVASVLKGVATVAALDADAHQSFAQEYGIRGFPTIKVFVPGKPPVNYEGPREARPISDFAYKQIKALLKDRLDGKTGGSSQKSEPSASIELNSKNFDELVLKSKELWIVEFFAPWCGHCKKLAPEWKKAASKLKGKVKLGHVDCDAEQSLMSRFNVQGFPTILVFGADKDKPSSYDGARTASAIESFALDQLETNVSPPEVTELTGPEIMEEKCGSAALCFVAFLPDILDSKAEGRNKYLEMLLSVAEKFKGKPYSFVWAAAGKQPDLEKHVGVGGYGYPALVALSRKAYAPLKSAFQHDQIKEFVREASIGGKGSLALAGTPNIVKTEPWDGSDGEIIEEDEFSLEELMADDSPAKDEL from the exons ATGGATCAAAGTGCACTGCCGGCGTTTCTTCCACGGCCAACACTATTACTGCTTCTCACGATTCTTTCTGCAACAACTGTTACTGCTTTATACGGTCCATCCTCTCCCGTCCTTCAGCTGAATCCTTCCAACTTCAAGTCTAAG GTCCTTGACTCTAATGGCATTGTTTTAGTGGAGTTCTTTGCCCCATGGTGTGGTCATTGTCAAGCATTGACTCCCATTTATGAGAAGGTGGCTTCCGTTTTGAAAGGCGTTGCCACTGTTGCTGCTCTTGATGCAGATGCCCACCAATCTTTTGCGCAG GAATATGGCATAAGAGGTTTTCCTACTATAAAGGTGTTTGTGCCTGGAAAGCCACCTGTCAATTATGAAGGACCAAGGGAGGCAAGACCAATTTCTGATTTTGCATATAAACAG ATTAAGGCACTGCTCAAGGATCGGCTAGATGGAAAAACAGGAGGATCTTCTCAAAAGTCTGAACCTAGTGCATCAATTGAATTGAACTCAAAAAATTTTGATGAGTTGGTTCTTAAAAGCAAAGAACTGTGGATTGTGGAGTTCTTTGCACCTTG GTGTGGACACTGCAAGAAGCTTGCTCCGGAGTGGAAAAAAGCTGCGAGTAAGCTCAAAGGAAAGGTGAAGTTGGGTCATGTAGACTGTGATGCAGAGCAG TCTCTGATGAGCAGGTTCAATGTTCAAGGATTTCCTACAATTTTGGTATTTGGGGCTGACAAGGACAAGCCTTCCTCTTATGATGGTGCAAGGACTGCCTCAGCAATTGAATCATTTGCTCTAGATCAGCTGGAAACTAATGTTTCTCCACCTGAAGTGACAGAATTGACTGGACCA GAAATCATGGAAGAAAAGTGTGGTTCCGCTGCCCTTTGTTTCGTGGCATTCCTCCCTGACATTTTGGATTCCAAGGCCGAGGGAAGGAACAAGTACCTTgagatgttgttgtctgttgcaGAGAAGTTCAAAGGGAAACCATACAG CTTTGTTTGGGCTGCTGCTGGTAAGCAACCAGATCTCGAGAAGCATGTTGGTGTTGGCGGGTATGGATATCCCGCATTGGTAGCCTTGAGCCGCAAAGCTTATGCACCTCTTAAGAGCGCATTTCAGCACGATCAGATCAA AGAATTCGTGCGTGAAGCTAGTATAGGAGGTAAGGGAAGTCTGGCTTTAGCAGGCACCCCCAACATTGTAAAGACAGAACCTTGGGATGGTAGCGATGGGGAAATCATCGAAGAGGATGAATTCTCCCTTGAAGAACTTATGGCAGATGACTCACCAGCCAAGGATGAATTGTAA
- the LOC115996237 gene encoding laccase-7-like, with amino-acid sequence MKTQVLLFACTVALLLASFLASAAVVEHTFHVKNLTVTRLCRRQVITAVNGSLPGPTLRVREGDTLVVTVFNESPYNLTIHWHGVFQILSGWSDGPEFVTQCPIRPGHSYTYKFKITRQEGTLWWHAHVSWLRATVHGALIIRPREGHSYPFPKPYREVPILLGEWWNANVVDVENQALANGSAPRNSDAYTINGRPGDIYNCSANHTYKLKVKQGKTYLLRIINAALNNQLFFKIAGHTMKVVAVDASYTDPYVTDVVVVAPGQTTDVLLTADQSPGRYYMAANAYASAPNVPFDNTTTTGIVEYDGAISSPPAMPALPAFNDTPTAHRFYSNLTGLVSGPFWSSPPRHVDERMLITVGLGLVACDRPGTCGGPNGQRLAASMNNASFQLPTKLSMLEAFFFDVDGIYTADFPNRPPVRFDYTNSTQRLNASALIMTTKSTKVKKVKYNATVEMVFQNTALVAIENHPIHLHGFNFYVLAQGFGNYNPSVDRKMFNLVNPQERNTIAVPVGGWAVVRFRANNPGVWLMHCHLDVHLPWGLATAIEVENGPTPSTTLPPPPLDLPKC; translated from the exons ATGAAGACACAAGTTTTGTTGTTTGCATGCACGGTGGCTCTTCTGCTCGCCTCTTTCTTGGCCTCTGCTGCAGTTGTAGAACATACGTTTCAT GTGAAGAACCTTACCGTGACTAGGCTATGCCGGAGACAGGTGATCACGGCGGTGAACGGCAGCCTGCCCGGCCCGACGCTTCGAGTGAGAGAAGGCGACACTCTTGTCGTCACTGTCTTCAACGAATCGCCATACAATCTCACTATCCATTG GCATGGGGTGTTTCAGATCTTGAGTGGTTGGTCAGATGGGCCCGAATTTGTGACCCAGTGTCCGATTCGACCCGGTCATAGCTATACCTACAAGTTTAAGATAACTAGACAAGAAGGAACTCTTTGGTGGCATGCTCATGTTTCGTGGCTTCGGGCCACTGTTCATGGAGCACTCATTATCCGACCTCGAGAAGGCCACTCATACCCATTTCCCAAACCTTATAGAGAAGTTCCAATCCTCCTAG GAGAATGGTGGAACGCCAACGTCGTTGACGTGGAGAACCAAGCCCTGGCTAACGGCAGCGCTCCTAGAAACTCTGACGCTTACACCATTAATGGCCGCCCCGGAGATATCTACAATTGCTCTGCTAATC atacgTACAAGTTGAAGGTGAAACAGGGGAAAACGTACCTTCTCCGTATTATCAACGCTGCGCTCAATAACCAACTGTTCTTCAAGATCGCCGGCCACACCATGAAAGTGGTGGCGGTGGACGCTTCTTATACTGATCCATACGTCACCGACGTCGTCGTCGTAGCTCCGGGACAGACCACCGACGTTCTCCTCACCGCCGATCAGTCCCCCGGTCGATACTACATGGCGGCCAATGCTTACGCTAGCGCGCCCAATGTGCCGTTCgataacaccaccaccaccggaATCGTCGAGTACGACGGCGCAATCTCGTCGCCGCCGGCGATGCCGGCACTCCCCGCCTTCAACGACACGCCGACGGCTCACAGATTTTATAGTAACCTGACGGGGCTCGTGAGCGGCCCGTTTTGGTCGTCTCCCCCGCGCCACGTGGACGAGCGGATGTTGATCACAGTCGGGTTAGGGTTAGTGGCGTGTGACCGACCCGGGACTTGCGGCGGGCCGAACGGGCAGCGATTAGCGGCGAGTATGAACAACGCGTCGTTTCAGTTGCCGACGAAGCTCTCGATGTTAGAGGCGTTTTTCTTCGACGTCGACGGGATCTATACCGCCGATTTCCCCAATCGGCCGCCGGTGAGGTTCGATTACACGAACTCCACTCAGAGGTTGAATGCGTCGGCGTTGATCATGACTACGAAGTCGACTAAGGTTAAGAAAGTGAAGTACAATGCTACGGTTGAGATGGTGTTTCAGAACACCGCCTTAGTTGCCATCGAGAATCACCCCATTCACTTGCATGGCTTCAATTTCTACGTTTTGGCTCAAGGATTTGGGAACTATAACCCCTCCGTTGACCGGAAAATGTTCAATCTCGTCAACCCTCAAGAGCGCAACACCATTGCTGTCCCCGTCGGTGGGTGGGCCGTCGTCAGATTCCGCGCAAATAACCCTG GTGTATGGTTAATGCATTGTCATTTGGATGTACACTTACCATGGGGTCTAGCAACGGCCATAGAAGTGGAGAATGGGCCGACGCCATCAACCACCTTGCCTCCTCCACCGCTGGATCTACCCAAGTGCTAG
- the LOC115996714 gene encoding ethylene-responsive transcription factor 3-like produces MRHRKTPATPIQQPVANIAADPPRYRGVRKRPWGRFAAEIRDPVKKARVWLGTFNTAEEAAHAYDTAARAFHGPKAKTNFGFTDRRDNDNNNNHSHSIIPPVALPGENHFQRFPYSRPASSSLSSTVESSSGPRPPSDRNKQPPPPPRPKVPVPPLPDDCHSDCDSSSSVVDDQDQTTSSFFPKQPLSFDLNLPPPPLDEFVADELKVTALHL; encoded by the coding sequence ATGCGCCACCGGAAAACGCCGGCGACACCGATACAACAGCCAGTTGCCAATATCGCCGCCGATCCGCCTCGCTACCGTGGGGTCCGAAAGCGGCCATGGGGGCGATTCGCAGCCGAGATAAGGGACCCCGTGAAGAAAGCCCGGGTTTGGCTCGGTACCTTCAACACCGCCGAGGAAGCCGCGCACGCTTACGACACCGCCGCACGCGCCTTCCACGGCCCTAAAGCCAAAACCAATTTCGGCTTCACCGATCGTCGCGATAACGATAACAATAATAACCATAGCCATTCGATTATTCCTCCGGTTGCTCTCCCCGGCGAGAATCATTTCCAACGATTCCCCTATTCTCGGCCGGCCAGTAGCAGCCTCAGCAGCACGGTGGAGTCCTCTAGCGGACCTCGCCCGCCCTCCGATCGTAATAAacaaccgccgccgccgccgcgtcCTAAGGTTCCGGTTCCTCCGCTACCAGACGATTGCCACAGCGATTGCGATTCGTCATCATCCGTGGTGGACGATCAGGATCAAACCACGTCGTCATTCTTCCCCAAACAGCCCCTCTCCTTCGATCTCAACCTGCCTCCTCCTCCTTTGGACGAATTCGTCGCCGACGAGTTAAAGGTCACCGCCCTGCACCTTTGA